From a single Miscanthus floridulus cultivar M001 chromosome 8, ASM1932011v1, whole genome shotgun sequence genomic region:
- the LOC136472035 gene encoding uncharacterized protein, protein MAQGKMPEAGTGAGAGAPREAMPSAYGGIEADRLVVLAKPLPTGAGYCAPFAVVRFQDLPEELRRQIADAHGAAAPVAAPLRGEGVDARYHAALPVDVVVPDEGLRRQLPGLFSGPDDSPAVKFAGDGNSDAVNEYSERRILRLMEEDGKVVLYLDASALQVLGDMEGSLFQKEKGFSHAWMGHSGDEVCPQRAAHSYMGAFYDNGLPAREYAAPVVVALLLDNNHIAGTPALELDSCSDGVASPREDAVPFVQMLVGNDRATEQDVYDVLLPPDNVVVPAVEALRASRPPTYAVQVSVDGDAAVGGKAGDPIAGGVKAAGAGAGNEHGGNLSAVLGIVVASSAATALAAGTLGPAAAFGLFAALVGGLSLAMASVRDR, encoded by the exons ATGGCGCAGGGGAAGATGCCCGAGGCTggcaccggcgccggcgccggcgcgcctCGGGAGGCGATGCCGAGCGCGTACGGCGGGATCGAAGCGGACCGCCTGGTGGTGCTAGCCAAGCCGCTGCCCACTGGTGCAGGCTACTGCGCGCCCTTTGCCGTGGTCCGGTTCCAGGACCTGCCGGAGGAACTCCGTCGGCAGATCGCCGACGCTCACGGTGCCGCCGCACCGGTGGCGGCGCCCCTGCGTGGCGAAGGAGTCGACGCGCGGTACCACGCCGCGCTCCCCGTCGACGTCGTCGTGCCGGACGAGGGACTCCGCCGCCAGCTGCCCGGATTGTTTTCCGGGCCCGACGACTCGCCGGCCGTCAAATTCGCCGGCGACGGTAACAGCGACGCCGTCAACGAGTACTCCGAGCGCCGCATCCTGCGG CTCATGGAGGAGGACGGCAAGGTGGTGCTGTACCTGGATGCGTCAGCGCTCCAGGTGCTCGGCGACATGGAGGGAAGCCTGTTCCAGAAGGAGAAAGGGTTCTCGCACGCTTGGATGGGCCACTCTGGCGACGAGGTCTGCCCCCAGCGCGCCGCCCACAGCTATATGGGCGCGTTCTACGACAACGGCCTCCCCGCGCGCGAGTACGCCGCGCCCGTCGTCGTCGCGCTCCTCCTCGACAACAACCACATCGCAGGAACGCCTGCGCTCGAGCTCGACAGCTGCTCCGACGGCGTCGCATCCCCACGTGAGGACGCGGTGCCTTTCGTCCAGATGCTCGTCGGCAACGACCGCGCCACCGAGCAGGACGTCTACGACGTGCTCCTGCCGCCTGACAACGTCGTCGTGCCCGCCGTGGAGGCGTTACGCGCCTCGCGTCCCCCTACTTATGCCGTGCAG GTCTCGGTCGACGGCGACGCGGCCGTGGGTGGCAAAGCCGGGGATCCGATTGCGGGCGGCGTCAAGGCAGCCGGTGCGGGCGCCGGAAACGAGCATGGCGGCAACCTCTCAGCTGTGTTGGGCATTGTCGTCGCCTCCTCAGCCGCCACTGCACTCGCCGCCGGCACCCTCGGCCCAGCGGCGGCGTTCGGGCTGTTCGCGGCCCTGGTCGGCGGTCTTTCCCTGGCTATGGCCAGCGTCCGCGACCGGTAG